From a single Rosa rugosa chromosome 7, drRosRugo1.1, whole genome shotgun sequence genomic region:
- the LOC133720775 gene encoding uncharacterized protein LOC133720775, whose product MHVDKEWNFTSSFLDRKAQSSCCLLHSDKAQFYLCFVVRGRIRSTIFSKLDLRSGFLWTQVRRFVKHYGLIAKPLTELLKKGNFIWTPNADTAFSELKAAITSAPVLALPNFDEEFFIETDASGQGIGAVLTQNRHPVAFLSTTLSPKNQSLSTYEKEMFAVLIPAITRACHSYSEASVIIATLENNETTKKWFSLLDGRLLYKNRIFVPQSSDWRCKILYEFHSTLAAGHSGFLRTYTHLARSFAWPGMRRDVKRYVASCDQCQRNNYESIHPPGLLQPLPIPENIWVDIVMDFIDGLPPSDGKTSILVVVDRLSKYGHFVAVTHPYSAAQIAEVFTKEIFRLHGMPRSIVNDRDKIFISNF is encoded by the exons ATGCACGTAGATAAAGAGTGGAACTTCACTAGTTCCTTTTTGGACCGCAAGGCCCAGAGCTCATGTTGCCTGTTGCACTCAGATAAGGCCCAATTTTACTTGTGCTTTGTTGTTCGTGGCCGAATTCGCTCTACCATATTCTCCAAGTTAGACCTCCGCTCCGGGTTTCTATGGACACAAGTAAG AAGATTCGTGAAGCATTATGGGCTCATAGCCAAGCCTTTAACTGAGCTGCTCAAGAAGGGGAATTTTATTTGGACACCCAATGCCGATACAGCGTTCTCCGAGTTGAAGGCCGCTATCACCTCCGCCCCGGTCCTCGCCCTGCCCAATTTTGATGAGGAGTTTTTCATCGAAACAGACGCTAGCGGTCAGGGGATTGGCGCAGTTCTCACTCAGAATCGTCATCCGGTGGCATTCCTCAGTACCACCCTCTCACCAAAGAATCAATCACTCTCCACATATGAAAAAGAGATGTTTGCCGTGCT TATTCCGGCAATTACACGGGCCTGCCACTCCTACTCGGAAGCAAGTGTCATTATTGCAACCCTGGAAAACAATGAAACCACAAAGAAATGGTTCAGCTTACTTGATGGGCGCCTTCTCTACAAAAACCGGATCTTCGTCCCTCAAAGTTCCGATTGGAGATGCAAGATTCTGTATGAATTTCATTCTACCCTTGCAGCCGGTCACTCTGGCTTTCTCCGCACTTATACTCACCTGGCTCGTAGCTTCGCTTGGCCGGGCATGCGCCGTGATGTGAAGCGCTATGTGGCTTCTTGTGATCAATGTCAACGCAACAATTACGAGTCAATTCATCCACCTGGCCTGCTACAACCTCTTCCGATTCCGGAAAACATTTGGGTTGACATTGTAATGGATTTCATTGACGGCCTCCCACCATCCGATGGCAAAACCTCCATTCTGGTTGTTGTGGATCGCTTGTCGAAGTATGGTCACTTCGTGGCTGTGACTCACCCTTACTCCGCAGCCCAAATTGCTGAAGTCTTCACCAAGGAGATCTTTCGACTCCATGGGATGCCTCGCTCCATTGTCAATGACCGTGACAAGATTTTTATCAGTAACTTCTAG
- the LOC133721490 gene encoding phosphoglycolate phosphatase 1A, chloroplastic-like has protein sequence MLSRATARASNHLFFKNKNKNSQLLGLSNNLSYAASNPVSNFVSITWNNNNTSRMSKMKSFTTRATAQPLKNADELIDSVETFIFDCDGVIWKGDKLIDGVPETLDMLRSKGKRLVFVTNNSTKSRKQYGKKFETLGLNVSEEEIFASSFAAAAYLKSINFPKDKKVYVIGEDGILKELELAGFQYLGGPEDGEKKIELKPGFLMEHDESVGAVVVGFDRYVNYFKIQYGTLCIRENPGCLFIATNRDAVTHLTDAQEWAGGGSMVGAIQGSTQREPLVVGKPSTFMMDYLANEFGILKSQICMVGDRLDTDILFGQNGGCKTLLVLSGVTTLPVLQNPSNTIQPDFYTNKISDFLSLKPAATV, from the exons ATGCTGAGCAGAGCAACAGCCAGAGCATCAAACCACTTGTTcttcaagaacaagaacaagaattcTCAGTTACTAGGGCTCAGCAACAATCTCTCATATGCTGCTTCAAACCCTGTATCTAACTTTGTGAGCATCACatggaacaacaacaacacctcTAGAATGTCAAAAATGAAGAGTTTCACAACCCGAGCAACCGCGCAGCCTCTCAAGAATGCTGATGAGCTCATCGACTCTGTCGAGACCTTCATCTTCGATTGCGATG GAGTTATATGGAAAGGAGATAAGCTGATAGATGGCGTCCCAGAAACTCTTGATATGCTACGGTCCAAG GGCAAAAGATTAGTCTTTGTTACCAACAACTCAACAAAATCTAGGAAGCAATATGGTAAAAAGTTTGAGACACTTGGTCTGAATGTCAGTGAG GAAGAAATTTTTGCTTCATCTTTTGCTGCTGCTGCCTATTTGAAGTCCATAAATTTTCCAAAAGATAAAAAG GTTTACGTGATTGGTGAGGATGGTATCTTGAAGGAGCTTGAGCTTGCTGGATTTCAATACCTTGGTGGACCA GAAGATGGAGAGAAGAAGATAGAGCTGAAGCCTGGATTTCTGATGGAGCATGATGAGAGC GTTGGAGCTGTTGTGGTTGGATTTGATCGATATGTCAACTACTTCAAAATTCA GTATGGGACACTCTGTATACGTGAAAACCCTGGATGTCTTTTCATTGCAACAAATCGTGATGCTGTCACTCATCTCACAGATGCTCAGGAATGGGCAG GTGGTGGTTCCATGGTTGGTGCTATCCAGGGATCTACTCAGCGTGAGCCACTGGTTGTGGGAAAGCCCTCCACATTTATGATGGACTACTTAGCAAATGA ATTTGGCATACTCAAGTCACAAATTTGCATGGTCGGGGACAGATTGGATACTGATATTCTGTTTGGACAAAACGGTGGTTGCAAAACTCTTCTTGTTCTCTCAG GTGTCACCACTTTACCAGTGCTTCAAAATCCCAGCAACACCATACAACCAGATTTTTACACCAACAAGATCTCAGACTTTTTGTCTCTCAAGCCTGCTGCAACCGTATGA